In Sphingobacteriaceae bacterium, the following proteins share a genomic window:
- the lepA gene encoding elongation factor 4, which produces MKNIRNFCIIAHIDHGKSTLADRLLEFTKTISSREMQAQVLDDMDLEKERGITIKSHAIQMDYEYKGEKFVLNLIDTPGHVDFSYEVSRSIAACEGALLIVDAAQGIQAQTISNLYLALEHDLTIIPILNKMDLPSAEPEMVTDQIVELIGCDRSEVIPASGKTGLGIEEILSAIIERIKPPVGDPAAPLQALIFDSVFNSFRGIIAYFKIENGTIKKGEKVKFVNTGAFYNADEIGVLKLKPEPRAQLSTGDVGYIISGIKSAKEVKVGDTITHFDRPSEDAIQGFEEVKPMVFAGIYPVDTEDFEELRYSMEKLQLNDASLTWEPESSLALGFGFRCGFLGMLHMEIVQERLEREFNMTVITTVPNVSYIAYQTNGEVVTVNNPSDLPDPGRIDRIEEPYIKANIITKSDFIGPVMSLCIEKRGQIVTQNYLTADRVELVFEMPLGEVVFDFFDRLKSISKGYASFDYHPIGMRDSDLVKLDILLKSEPVDALSCLIHRSNAYLFGKKICEKLKELIPKQQFEIPIQAAIGAKIISRETISAIRKDVTAKCYGGDISRKRKLLDKQKEGKKRMKSVGNVEIPQSAFMAVLKLND; this is translated from the coding sequence ATGAAGAACATACGTAACTTTTGTATTATTGCGCATATTGACCACGGGAAAAGTACCCTGGCTGACCGTTTATTAGAATTCACAAAAACCATCTCTTCCCGTGAAATGCAGGCACAGGTGCTTGATGATATGGATCTTGAAAAAGAACGTGGCATCACCATTAAGAGTCACGCCATCCAAATGGACTATGAATACAAAGGCGAAAAATTTGTATTGAATTTAATTGATACTCCCGGCCACGTAGATTTTAGTTACGAAGTGTCACGCTCCATTGCTGCCTGCGAAGGCGCTTTGTTAATCGTAGATGCTGCGCAGGGAATTCAGGCACAAACTATTTCCAATTTATACTTAGCGCTTGAACACGATCTAACCATCATTCCTATTTTAAATAAAATGGATCTGCCGAGTGCAGAGCCGGAGATGGTTACTGACCAAATTGTAGAACTGATAGGTTGCGATCGCAGCGAAGTAATTCCTGCCAGTGGAAAAACAGGATTAGGAATTGAAGAAATTTTGTCGGCGATTATCGAACGCATTAAACCTCCTGTGGGAGATCCAGCGGCACCTTTACAAGCCCTGATCTTCGACTCGGTGTTTAACTCTTTCAGAGGAATTATTGCGTATTTTAAAATTGAGAACGGTACAATCAAAAAAGGCGAGAAAGTAAAATTCGTAAATACTGGCGCGTTCTACAATGCAGATGAGATTGGTGTTTTAAAATTAAAACCCGAGCCACGCGCTCAACTTAGCACAGGAGATGTAGGGTATATTATTTCAGGAATTAAAAGTGCGAAAGAGGTTAAAGTGGGAGATACTATCACCCATTTCGATCGTCCAAGTGAAGACGCTATTCAAGGATTTGAAGAAGTGAAACCCATGGTGTTCGCAGGTATTTACCCCGTAGATACAGAGGATTTTGAAGAGTTGCGTTATAGTATGGAGAAACTTCAACTGAACGATGCTTCTTTAACCTGGGAACCGGAATCGTCTTTAGCTCTTGGCTTTGGCTTCCGTTGCGGCTTCTTGGGCATGTTGCACATGGAAATTGTTCAGGAGCGCTTAGAGCGTGAGTTCAACATGACCGTTATCACAACGGTTCCCAACGTGTCGTACATTGCTTACCAAACGAATGGTGAAGTTGTAACGGTAAATAACCCGAGCGATCTTCCTGATCCGGGTCGTATTGATCGAATCGAAGAGCCGTATATCAAAGCAAACATTATTACCAAGTCTGATTTTATAGGTCCTGTAATGAGTCTGTGTATTGAAAAACGCGGCCAAATTGTTACACAAAATTATTTAACGGCTGACCGTGTTGAACTGGTTTTTGAAATGCCATTAGGAGAAGTTGTATTCGATTTCTTCGACCGTTTAAAATCAATTTCAAAAGGTTACGCTTCATTCGATTACCATCCAATAGGCATGCGCGATTCGGACTTAGTGAAATTGGATATTCTTTTAAAGAGTGAGCCAGTGGATGCTTTGTCTTGTTTGATTCACAGAAGCAACGCTTATTTATTTGGTAAAAAGATCTGTGAAAAATTAAAAGAATTAATTCCGAAGCAACAATTCGAAATTCCTATTCAGGCAGCGATTGGAGCAAAAATTATTTCCCGCGAAACCATTAGCGCTATCCGTAAAGATGTAACAGCAAAATGTTACGGAGGTGACATTAGCCGTAAACGTAAATTACTCGACAAACAAAAAGAGGGTAAGAAACGTATGAAGTCTGTTGGTAACGTAGAAATTCCGCAAAGCGCCTTTATGGCGGTTTTGAAGTTGAACGATTAA
- the hrpB gene encoding ATP-dependent helicase HrpB, whose product MSFDPFKIDLPVTEIISQVRELLSQQNTLIVNAPPGAGKSTLLPLALLEQDWLQGKKIIMLEPRRLAARTIAARMASLLGEETGQTVGYRIRFENRVGPKTIIEVVTEGILTRMLHQDNALENVALVIFDEFHERSLHADVAMALCREAQQVLRPDLRIMVMSATLNMPQLTSLLKAPVAISEGKQYPVEIIYTNDADEKLLPELTARTVARAATEHPGDILVFLPGEGEIKRTEELLRNQLDGFLIHPLYGQLPPQEQYMAIMPNKFGKRKIVLATSIAETSLTIEGIKIVVDSGFGRTSKFDSKSGLSRLETIRISKDSADQRAGRAGRLSAGVCYRMWTKATHERLSEHRVPEIVEADLASLVLDMAQWGVTNINDLAWLSPPPKSAIAQATDTLQQLNAIENGKITEHGKQIHRLACHPRIAHMLLLAQEEADKQLATDIAAILEERDPLPRDSGIDINLRIEALRRARNNSGSTNKFGRIEKVAASYRKMLGVEINNGPVDVFETGLLLAYAYPERIASARPGNNAQFQLANGKIAAAGHKDDLAHEPWLAVAHMDLREGLGKIFLAAPLNPKDLRALVKEKEVITWDTRRGGLIATKDLRIGSIVLQSKPLATPSPEHLAEAISNAIKTEGESLLSFDEKMTQLQNRILSLAKWNPDENWPDVSTSELLAINKTWLGPYLKEIKKPDDLKKLDLSEALYHSLEWEKQQELNTLAPAKIEVPSGSKINIQYFSNGATPVLSVRLQEVFGLSDTPLLNKGKNKVVMHLLSPGYKPVQVTSDLNSFWNNLYFEVKKELQRRYPKHSWPDDPWTADAVAKGRSQKK is encoded by the coding sequence TTGTCTTTCGATCCTTTTAAAATAGACCTTCCCGTTACTGAAATTATTTCGCAGGTCCGCGAACTTTTGTCGCAACAAAATACACTCATTGTAAATGCTCCCCCGGGCGCGGGAAAGAGTACTTTGCTTCCACTCGCTTTATTAGAGCAGGATTGGCTGCAAGGCAAAAAAATAATCATGCTGGAACCGCGCCGACTAGCAGCAAGAACGATTGCAGCCCGCATGGCCTCCCTTTTAGGTGAAGAAACTGGCCAAACAGTTGGTTACCGCATACGTTTCGAAAATCGTGTCGGACCAAAAACTATTATAGAAGTTGTAACGGAAGGAATACTCACGCGCATGCTTCACCAGGACAATGCCCTTGAAAATGTAGCGCTCGTTATTTTTGATGAGTTTCATGAAAGAAGCCTGCATGCGGATGTTGCGATGGCATTGTGTCGCGAAGCACAACAGGTTTTGCGTCCTGATTTAAGGATTATGGTGATGTCGGCGACACTCAACATGCCTCAGTTAACCTCCCTTCTAAAAGCGCCGGTTGCGATAAGCGAGGGAAAACAATACCCGGTAGAGATTATTTATACCAATGATGCAGATGAAAAACTTCTCCCCGAACTAACAGCAAGAACCGTAGCACGCGCAGCCACTGAGCATCCTGGCGACATTTTGGTTTTTCTCCCGGGCGAAGGTGAAATTAAAAGAACAGAAGAGCTTTTGAGAAATCAGTTGGATGGCTTTTTAATTCATCCCCTTTATGGCCAGTTGCCGCCGCAGGAACAATACATGGCTATTATGCCAAATAAATTCGGAAAAAGAAAAATTGTTTTAGCGACTTCTATTGCCGAAACTTCTTTAACCATTGAAGGCATTAAAATTGTTGTGGATTCTGGTTTCGGACGAACATCTAAATTTGATTCTAAGTCAGGTTTATCGAGATTAGAAACGATTCGTATTTCAAAAGATTCGGCAGATCAGCGTGCGGGTCGCGCAGGGCGTTTAAGCGCAGGTGTTTGTTACCGCATGTGGACAAAAGCCACACATGAAAGATTATCTGAACACCGGGTTCCTGAAATTGTGGAAGCAGATCTGGCTTCACTGGTTTTAGATATGGCACAATGGGGCGTTACGAATATCAATGATCTGGCCTGGTTGAGTCCACCGCCAAAGTCGGCGATTGCGCAAGCCACCGATACCTTGCAACAACTCAATGCCATTGAAAATGGCAAGATTACCGAGCATGGAAAACAAATTCATCGTTTGGCCTGTCATCCACGTATTGCGCATATGCTACTTTTAGCACAGGAGGAAGCAGATAAACAATTAGCCACCGATATTGCAGCCATTCTGGAAGAGCGCGATCCTTTACCTAGAGACTCAGGTATCGATATTAATTTAAGGATTGAAGCACTTCGCCGTGCCCGTAACAATTCGGGAAGTACTAATAAATTCGGGCGCATAGAAAAAGTGGCCGCCTCTTATCGCAAAATGTTAGGTGTTGAAATCAACAATGGTCCGGTAGATGTTTTTGAAACCGGCTTATTATTAGCTTATGCGTACCCCGAACGCATTGCATCTGCTCGTCCGGGCAATAATGCCCAATTTCAATTAGCTAACGGTAAGATAGCTGCCGCAGGACATAAAGACGATCTTGCCCACGAGCCCTGGTTAGCTGTGGCGCATATGGACTTAAGAGAAGGTCTAGGCAAAATTTTTTTAGCAGCTCCGTTAAATCCAAAAGATCTGCGGGCATTAGTTAAGGAAAAAGAAGTCATAACATGGGACACACGTCGCGGTGGATTGATTGCTACCAAAGATCTCCGAATTGGAAGTATTGTTCTGCAATCAAAACCATTAGCTACACCAAGTCCGGAACACCTTGCAGAAGCAATTTCAAATGCCATCAAAACGGAAGGCGAAAGTCTTTTATCTTTTGATGAAAAGATGACTCAATTGCAAAACCGCATCTTAAGTTTAGCCAAATGGAATCCAGATGAAAATTGGCCGGATGTAAGTACTTCCGAATTACTAGCAATAAATAAAACCTGGTTGGGTCCGTATTTAAAAGAGATTAAAAAACCCGATGATCTAAAAAAATTAGACCTCAGCGAAGCTTTGTATCATTCATTAGAGTGGGAAAAACAACAAGAATTAAATACTTTAGCGCCTGCTAAAATTGAAGTCCCCAGCGGATCAAAAATTAATATCCAGTATTTCTCCAATGGAGCAACGCCAGTATTGTCGGTGCGTCTGCAGGAAGTTTTCGGTTTAAGTGATACTCCACTTTTAAATAAGGGAAAAAATAAAGTAGTGATGCATTTATTGTCTCCCGGATATAAACCCGTGCAGGTAACTTCAGACCTCAATAGTTTTTGGAACAATTTATATTTTGAGGTAAAAAAAGAATTGCAGAGGCGTTACCCAAAACATTCCTGGCCAGATGATCCATGGACGGCGGACGCTGTGGCGAAGGGACGAAGTCAGAAGAAATAA
- a CDS encoding enoyl-ACP reductase, with amino-acid sequence MAYNLLKGKRGIITGALDENSIAWKVALRAHEEGATFVLTNAPIAMRMGEINKLAEQTGSKIIPADATSVEDLTKLYTESMEHLGGKIDFVLHSIGMSVNIRKNIPYTELNYDFYQKGIDVSALTLHKMLAVAHKLDALNQHASVVALTYIAAQKVYPFYTDMADIKAMLESIARTFGYHYGKHKQVRINTVSQSPTKTTAGGGIKGFTDFFDFAEMQSPLGNASAEDCANYCVTLFSDLTRMVTMQNLYHDGGYSSTGVSSEQLTK; translated from the coding sequence ATGGCTTATAATTTATTAAAAGGAAAACGCGGGATTATTACAGGGGCATTGGATGAAAATTCGATAGCCTGGAAAGTAGCTTTACGCGCACACGAAGAAGGTGCAACTTTTGTATTAACAAACGCGCCTATTGCTATGCGCATGGGTGAGATAAATAAATTAGCGGAACAAACAGGGTCTAAAATTATTCCTGCAGATGCTACCAGCGTTGAAGATCTTACAAAACTTTATACCGAATCGATGGAACACCTTGGTGGTAAAATTGATTTTGTACTTCACTCCATAGGTATGAGCGTAAACATTCGTAAAAACATTCCTTATACAGAATTAAACTACGATTTTTATCAAAAAGGGATTGACGTTTCGGCACTAACATTACATAAAATGCTAGCTGTGGCGCATAAATTAGACGCATTAAATCAACATGCTTCGGTTGTAGCACTTACGTATATAGCAGCTCAAAAAGTATATCCGTTCTACACAGATATGGCCGATATTAAAGCTATGTTAGAAAGCATTGCCCGTACGTTTGGTTACCATTACGGAAAACACAAACAAGTGCGTATTAATACAGTTTCACAGTCTCCCACCAAAACTACTGCGGGTGGCGGAATTAAAGGGTTTACGGACTTTTTTGACTTCGCAGAAATGCAATCTCCATTAGGAAATGCAAGTGCAGAGGATTGTGCGAACTATTGCGTAACTTTATTCAGCGACTTAACCAGAATGGTTACAATGCAGAATCTGTATCATGATGGTGGTTATTCGTCAACAGGCGTTAGCTCAGAGCAATTGACCAAATAA